A stretch of the Candidatus Zixiibacteriota bacterium genome encodes the following:
- a CDS encoding helix-turn-helix domain-containing protein: MPKERLLTPQEVADYLNVKKSTIYGWTHEEKIPHLKLGNLVRFRKEDIERWLKTRTRKARRRW; this comes from the coding sequence ATGCCGAAAGAGAGGCTCTTAACTCCACAGGAAGTAGCAGACTACCTAAATGTCAAGAAATCCACCATATATGGCTGGACTCACGAAGAGAAGATACCACACCTGAAGCTCGGCAACTTGGTCAGGTTCCGAAAAGAGGACATAGAACGTTGGCTTAAGACCCGTACGAGAAAAGCGCGAAGGCGGTGGTGA
- a CDS encoding HD domain-containing protein, with protein sequence MKTVRTLLYNDCEFEFWELELLHTPILQRMYNLKQLGFADRIYPDAVHSRFNHILGVTNRADKIVSGVIRSLSREQGNLPPGRMDFEYNRKSIPIAKLQAYVDKRRPVVRLIALLHDIGHIPFGHTLEDEMHVFSVKHDNPKRQCQFFNILVREFVYALILRHDPNIDPALLTIVCKDEPSQLESDYLISRLKTALDRIKRCYQPDLIHEIHTFLVNLERAMVALFYLDDVHKERNGDDKGAEQERNDARQKAIGELFISVVLSQCEITAGPDQPAFNLDLDAFSLDIIGNTICADLLDYAKRDSRMSGLHYDYDDRIFRYFSLVSYKARGADHPMIRLCLQVFTNKLRLDVVSEIVTILRARYLLSERVIFHPTKCAAGAMLGTAVSMMGIREAELNFFRIGDAVFMAKLEQHVVRCLQITKEVRDYTAVDAAANKAEVTKFLTCCKNPDQYQPFESVLETLSTTLKSLPDRSGITMALLKICTEELAAIEVNANENLFGSPETAKDLAEKIVLRLTEASRLMWQIQARQYYDLVFRVSRIDKKTNALVVKELADKFKNPAFRFKFERRVEHDADLKYGSLVIHCPKSDTSLKEANVLVFGSDPKSVIEFSAIKEEHELHSLSPHIQEAIDLASAYKRIWNMYFFVQEAQMYKWPLIEEKIRFALTEIIGSDVSNCDDLHRQLKSTYGDVAFHLIRVVEYMQSSEKVPKVPLTPEFVEFVEGVTPHGRKVDISPETVVKQWLAIYLRPEEKSDKK encoded by the coding sequence ATGAAGACTGTCAGAACCTTGCTTTATAATGACTGCGAGTTTGAATTCTGGGAGCTTGAACTCCTCCACACACCGATATTGCAGCGAATGTACAATCTAAAGCAGCTAGGCTTCGCCGATCGAATTTATCCTGATGCAGTGCATTCCCGTTTCAATCACATACTCGGTGTCACCAACAGGGCCGACAAGATCGTTTCGGGAGTCATCAGATCCCTTAGTAGAGAACAAGGGAATCTCCCCCCCGGACGAATGGACTTCGAGTACAACCGTAAGAGCATCCCTATTGCCAAACTGCAAGCTTATGTGGACAAGCGTCGGCCCGTCGTACGATTAATCGCGCTTCTTCACGATATCGGTCACATTCCTTTCGGCCATACGTTGGAAGATGAAATGCATGTCTTTTCCGTCAAGCACGACAATCCTAAACGTCAGTGTCAGTTCTTTAACATCTTAGTTAGAGAGTTTGTATACGCGCTAATTCTTCGCCACGACCCGAACATAGACCCTGCTCTTCTGACAATAGTCTGTAAAGACGAACCATCTCAATTAGAGAGCGATTACCTCATTTCTAGGCTCAAGACTGCGCTTGACAGAATTAAACGTTGCTACCAACCGGATCTTATCCATGAGATTCATACATTTCTTGTCAACCTAGAGAGGGCGATGGTGGCGCTGTTCTATCTCGATGATGTTCACAAGGAACGGAACGGCGATGATAAGGGAGCAGAACAAGAGCGAAACGACGCCCGACAAAAGGCGATAGGGGAGCTCTTTATTTCAGTGGTGCTGTCCCAGTGCGAAATTACTGCCGGACCTGACCAACCTGCGTTCAATCTCGATCTCGATGCGTTTTCGCTCGACATAATCGGCAATACAATCTGCGCTGATTTGCTCGACTATGCCAAACGAGATTCTCGAATGTCTGGACTTCACTACGATTATGATGACAGAATTTTCAGGTACTTTAGCCTTGTAAGTTACAAAGCCAGGGGCGCAGACCACCCCATGATTCGACTCTGTCTACAGGTGTTCACAAACAAGCTGCGACTCGATGTTGTCTCAGAAATTGTGACAATTCTTCGTGCTCGATACCTTCTGTCCGAAAGAGTCATCTTTCATCCAACAAAATGCGCTGCTGGCGCAATGCTCGGAACCGCAGTTTCTATGATGGGCATTCGAGAAGCCGAGTTGAATTTCTTCCGAATAGGCGATGCAGTCTTCATGGCGAAGCTCGAACAGCATGTGGTGAGATGCTTACAAATCACTAAAGAGGTCAGGGACTATACTGCCGTCGACGCTGCGGCGAACAAAGCCGAGGTCACAAAATTTCTTACTTGCTGCAAGAATCCGGATCAATATCAGCCGTTTGAAAGTGTATTGGAGACGCTATCAACGACCCTAAAGAGCTTACCAGATCGCTCCGGAATCACAATGGCTCTGCTAAAAATCTGCACTGAAGAGCTGGCGGCTATTGAAGTGAACGCCAACGAGAATCTGTTCGGTAGCCCCGAGACCGCAAAGGACTTAGCCGAAAAGATCGTTTTGCGATTGACCGAGGCCTCGCGCCTGATGTGGCAGATTCAAGCTCGACAGTACTACGATCTGGTGTTTCGAGTCTCTAGAATAGATAAGAAGACAAACGCCTTGGTTGTGAAGGAACTTGCGGATAAGTTCAAGAATCCCGCATTTCGGTTTAAATTCGAGCGTCGAGTGGAACACGATGCAGACTTGAAGTATGGATCTCTTGTCATTCACTGTCCAAAGTCAGATACATCACTGAAGGAAGCCAATGTTTTGGTGTTCGGTTCCGATCCCAAGAGCGTGATCGAATTCAGCGCTATAAAAGAGGAACACGAATTACACAGCCTTAGCCCTCACATACAAGAGGCCATTGATCTGGCCAGTGCCTACAAGAGGATATGGAACATGTATTTCTTCGTGCAAGAGGCTCAGATGTACAAGTGGCCGTTAATTGAAGAAAAGATTCGATTTGCCCTCACTGAGATAATCGGTTCAGATGTATCCAATTGCGACGATTTGCATCGTCAACTCAAGTCCACGTACGGAGACGTTGCATTCCACCTAATTCGGGTCGTCGAATATATGCAGTCTTCCGAGAAGGTTCCCAAGGTTCCGCTAACGCCAGAATTTGTTGAATTTGTGGAAGGGGTAACCCCCCACGGCAGGAAAGTCGATATTTCCCCCGAAACGGTGGTCAAGCAGTGGTTAGCAATCTACCTGCGACCAGAAGAGAAAAGTGACAAGAAGTAG
- a CDS encoding NAD(P)-binding domain-containing protein codes for MSESVTIWFIASGLIVAIVVPYAIGFFRRQHVAAERRAEARKLGIDSVTGQYPMINRTLCIGCGGCVDACPEGDVLAVVSGVAEVVNGLRCVGHGFCETACPVGAVKVGLGDVRTRPDIPILSEKNETSIANVFIAGELSGLSLIRHAIAQGRLVAEEIVGRCEVPSKDTSIYDLVIVGAGPAGLSAALVANNNHLSVAVFDQFGLGGTILHYPRRKLVMTQPVEIPSYGPLSAEEYSKEELLEIWRRVCSSNALEIQSGQKVSQLAQVDSHFQLFFESGITANARFVVLALGRRGSPRRLGVPGEDLPKVMYQLVDAQAFDGQRMLVVGGGDSAVEAAIGLARQPGTTVSISYRKDRFFRIKKKNEERITRLIGDGDVRAYFDSRLLRIEEKSVILETNSGEVDLPNDYVIVQAGGVPPYDMLKSWGIAFGGEEHTLVEQDIRLNIKRD; via the coding sequence ATGAGTGAGAGTGTTACCATCTGGTTCATTGCGAGTGGACTTATAGTGGCAATAGTGGTGCCCTATGCCATAGGATTTTTTCGCAGACAGCACGTTGCCGCCGAAAGGCGAGCCGAGGCCAGAAAACTGGGCATTGACAGTGTGACCGGCCAATACCCGATGATAAACAGAACCCTGTGTATCGGATGCGGAGGGTGCGTTGACGCTTGCCCTGAGGGCGATGTGCTCGCGGTAGTATCGGGGGTCGCCGAAGTGGTCAACGGTTTGCGTTGCGTGGGGCACGGCTTCTGTGAAACAGCCTGTCCCGTGGGTGCAGTTAAAGTAGGCCTTGGGGACGTCAGGACGCGACCGGACATCCCCATTCTGTCGGAAAAAAATGAAACCTCCATTGCGAACGTCTTCATCGCGGGCGAACTGAGCGGGCTGTCGCTGATACGCCACGCCATCGCGCAGGGTAGGCTGGTGGCGGAAGAGATTGTCGGACGTTGCGAAGTTCCTTCCAAGGATACTTCCATATACGACCTTGTTATTGTCGGCGCGGGACCGGCTGGTCTGAGCGCGGCGCTCGTCGCCAACAACAACCACCTCTCGGTCGCCGTATTCGATCAATTCGGTCTCGGCGGAACTATCCTCCACTACCCCCGGCGCAAACTTGTCATGACACAGCCGGTAGAAATACCATCGTATGGGCCACTGAGTGCGGAGGAGTATTCCAAGGAGGAGTTGCTTGAAATCTGGCGGAGGGTGTGCAGTAGCAACGCACTCGAAATCCAATCCGGTCAGAAGGTCTCGCAACTTGCACAAGTCGATAGCCATTTTCAGTTATTCTTTGAATCAGGTATCACGGCTAACGCCAGGTTCGTAGTGCTGGCTCTGGGTCGTCGTGGCTCGCCCCGACGACTGGGTGTCCCGGGAGAAGACTTGCCGAAAGTCATGTATCAGCTGGTCGATGCTCAGGCTTTTGATGGACAAAGGATGCTGGTGGTCGGGGGAGGCGACAGTGCGGTAGAGGCTGCTATAGGACTCGCCCGCCAGCCGGGCACGACAGTCTCGATATCTTACCGCAAGGACCGATTCTTCCGAATAAAAAAGAAGAACGAGGAACGAATAACCCGTCTGATAGGCGATGGCGACGTCCGGGCTTATTTCGATTCCCGGTTGCTGCGAATTGAAGAAAAGTCGGTCATTCTCGAGACAAACTCCGGAGAGGTTGACCTGCCCAACGATTACGTTATAGTTCAGGCGGGTGGAGTTCCACCTTATGATATGTTGAAATCGTGGGGCATCGCCTTTGGCGGCGAGGAACATACACTGGTTGAGCAGGATATTCGCCTGAATATAAAACGGGATTAA
- a CDS encoding glycine zipper family protein, protein MNRAKSNRMALSVSIGFAVGAAFGVLVGFVTKDLAVWLSVGVGMGIAAGAAVGGMLMSKGKHK, encoded by the coding sequence ATGAACCGGGCGAAGTCAAACAGGATGGCGCTGAGTGTTTCCATCGGATTCGCGGTCGGTGCCGCTTTTGGGGTGCTGGTTGGTTTTGTGACAAAAGATCTTGCCGTTTGGTTATCGGTTGGTGTGGGGATGGGTATCGCCGCCGGCGCTGCGGTTGGCGGGATGCTGATGAGCAAGGGCAAGCATAAGTAA
- a CDS encoding DUF1761 domain-containing protein: MEPMTINYLAVIVAAIVYLIIGWLWYAPLFGAAWMKAIGKTKEQVAAGASAANYIIALVTSFVACYGIARVMLWYGDVSVRGGILVGVLVGVCFVLTSMFVNDTFEKRPTGLTFINVLYHLVSMVVAGIILGVWH; the protein is encoded by the coding sequence ATGGAACCGATGACAATCAATTATCTGGCTGTCATTGTGGCCGCGATAGTCTATCTGATAATCGGATGGCTGTGGTATGCACCGCTGTTCGGCGCGGCGTGGATGAAGGCGATCGGTAAAACAAAGGAGCAGGTGGCCGCCGGTGCCTCGGCGGCGAATTATATCATCGCGCTGGTGACATCATTTGTCGCCTGTTACGGTATCGCCAGGGTCATGTTGTGGTATGGTGATGTTTCCGTTCGCGGCGGCATCCTGGTCGGGGTACTCGTTGGCGTCTGTTTCGTTTTGACCTCCATGTTCGTTAACGACACCTTTGAGAAACGCCCGACGGGCCTGACTTTCATCAACGTTCTTTATCATCTCGTTTCGATGGTCGTGGCCGGCATCATCCTCGGCGTGTGGCACTGA
- a CDS encoding serine hydrolase, with protein MTDFTSLANGIKIQAKQLDFCGVIRLRAKDTTVLEQASGMANRAESIPNTQSTRFAIASGSKIFTAVSICQLVDKNIFGFDSRLKDLVDYTFPHFDPDITIHHLLTHSAGIPDYWDEETQEFEELWHDRPMYRMTSPSDFIPMFQDSKMRSGPGERFKYNDAGFILLGLVVEKQSGMSFREYVMQHIFDVSGMKDSGYFYMDRLPERTAYGYIENKEDGSWKTNFFAVPIVGGPDGGAYTTASDMTRFWAALRENRLLSADTTQVLITPQIVAEDEGADMHYGYGVWMTVVDGEVLSYNVGGWDPGVNVWSEIFPRDDIELTLLSNTNRPMLALRRLLIEAIRAD; from the coding sequence ATGACAGACTTCACATCGCTCGCAAATGGTATCAAGATTCAGGCAAAGCAGCTGGATTTTTGCGGTGTGATAAGGCTGCGGGCAAAAGATACAACGGTTCTCGAGCAGGCATCGGGAATGGCCAACCGCGCCGAATCGATTCCCAACACACAATCGACTCGCTTCGCCATAGCATCGGGAAGCAAAATCTTCACCGCCGTATCCATATGCCAGCTTGTTGACAAAAATATCTTTGGGTTTGACTCACGTTTGAAAGACCTGGTCGATTACACTTTTCCTCACTTCGATCCGGACATTACGATTCACCATCTTCTCACGCACTCGGCGGGTATTCCCGATTACTGGGACGAGGAGACGCAGGAATTTGAAGAGTTGTGGCATGACCGTCCGATGTATCGCATGACGTCGCCATCGGATTTCATCCCCATGTTCCAGGACTCGAAGATGCGTAGCGGGCCGGGAGAGAGATTCAAGTACAACGATGCCGGTTTCATATTGCTCGGGCTGGTGGTGGAAAAACAATCGGGCATGTCATTTCGCGAATATGTGATGCAGCACATATTTGATGTCTCGGGAATGAAGGACTCCGGTTATTTCTACATGGATCGTCTGCCTGAGCGCACAGCATACGGGTATATAGAGAATAAAGAAGATGGTTCGTGGAAGACCAATTTTTTCGCAGTGCCGATAGTTGGTGGCCCTGATGGCGGAGCGTACACGACCGCATCGGATATGACCCGTTTCTGGGCTGCCCTTCGCGAAAACAGACTTCTATCTGCTGACACCACGCAAGTACTTATTACACCTCAAATAGTGGCTGAAGACGAGGGTGCTGATATGCATTATGGTTATGGTGTCTGGATGACGGTGGTCGATGGTGAGGTGTTGTCATACAATGTAGGCGGCTGGGATCCGGGTGTTAATGTTTGGTCCGAGATTTTCCCGCGTGACGACATTGAGTTGACCTTGTTGAGCAATACCAACCGGCCGATGCTGGCGTTGAGGCGATTGCTAATCGAGGCAATAAGGGCCGATTGA
- a CDS encoding C39 family peptidase, with translation MRGLKTTAHLLLFCLIAAPVWSQQSNSGPHRPEGADLGLRAPSPGQVVIDGVPAYLWRHGCGPTAAGMVIGYWDSQGYPDLVEGDAFTQTAAVHAMIADDGGDPTCDTGELNHYQDYACPVEWSWALTQPDKSELGGEVHPDNCLADFMLTSRSAVDNNYGWTWFIHVAQAFHGYVGLKYPGVEVKSENIRFADFSWEQYKEEIDNNRPVVLLVDSYAHSNSDHFVTGIGYDEETMEFAIYDEYDTDIHWYAWHENAPGWDYGIYGITTFSLPVEKGHQASGDFDCSGALDDADIVALTNYLFNNGPCSECPRSADVSGDGVVDTDDLIALLTR, from the coding sequence ATGAGAGGACTGAAGACTACAGCGCATTTGCTTTTGTTCTGTCTGATCGCCGCCCCGGTGTGGTCGCAGCAGAGCAACAGCGGGCCTCACCGACCTGAGGGGGCTGACCTGGGGCTACGTGCCCCGAGTCCCGGCCAGGTTGTAATTGACGGTGTCCCGGCCTATCTTTGGCGACACGGCTGTGGACCCACCGCCGCCGGGATGGTGATCGGATACTGGGACAGCCAAGGCTATCCCGATCTAGTTGAAGGTGATGCTTTCACCCAGACGGCTGCTGTCCATGCGATGATAGCCGATGATGGCGGAGACCCCACGTGCGACACCGGTGAGTTAAACCATTACCAGGACTATGCCTGTCCGGTGGAGTGGTCGTGGGCACTCACACAGCCGGATAAGTCGGAGCTGGGCGGTGAGGTTCATCCCGATAACTGTCTGGCCGATTTCATGCTGACGTCCAGAAGCGCGGTTGACAACAACTACGGGTGGACCTGGTTTATCCACGTGGCTCAGGCATTCCATGGATATGTTGGACTCAAGTACCCGGGCGTGGAAGTGAAGTCGGAGAATATTCGCTTCGCGGATTTCAGCTGGGAGCAGTACAAGGAAGAAATCGATAATAACAGACCGGTGGTTCTGCTGGTTGACAGCTATGCCCACTCCAACTCCGATCACTTTGTCACGGGGATCGGTTATGATGAAGAGACCATGGAGTTCGCGATTTACGATGAGTATGACACCGACATCCACTGGTACGCGTGGCACGAGAACGCCCCCGGCTGGGACTATGGCATTTATGGCATAACTACGTTCAGCCTGCCGGTCGAGAAGGGCCATCAAGCCAGCGGGGATTTTGATTGCTCCGGGGCACTCGACGATGCCGACATTGTCGCGCTGACCAATTATCTTTTCAACAATGGACCGTGCAGCGAGTGTCCGCGGTCGGCCGATGTTAGCGGCGACGGTGTAGTTGACACCGATGACCTTATCGCGCTGCTGACCCGATAG
- a CDS encoding response regulator, which translates to MKVLLLTDSAGKLSELVSWLEDLGRQVVMAFSPRRALRILHSDHTIDLVIAEASASRGHGSKLLQSVKQDPRTKSIPVIIVDTQFDDAVVRDYLQKGIDDIVMLPIAKETFEAKIRNATDRGKETILVVDDEPLIRDLLEQFLLLERYKPICVESAERALEVLKEQPIDAVITDIMMEGMSGIDLLVKVKEFDLEIPVIMITGFAGSYGPQELISMGADGYFTKPFHNVDLIYTLRQVLNRARCGRSHRKPVAG; encoded by the coding sequence GTGAAAGTACTCCTTCTGACTGACAGCGCAGGGAAGTTGAGTGAATTGGTTTCGTGGCTCGAGGATCTCGGGCGCCAAGTGGTCATGGCGTTCTCGCCAAGGCGAGCCCTGCGCATACTTCACTCCGACCATACCATCGATCTCGTCATAGCCGAAGCAAGCGCTTCCCGGGGGCACGGCAGTAAGCTTCTCCAAAGCGTTAAACAGGACCCGAGGACAAAATCTATTCCGGTGATTATCGTCGATACCCAATTCGATGATGCTGTTGTGAGGGATTATTTACAGAAAGGAATAGACGACATCGTAATGCTCCCTATCGCCAAGGAAACCTTTGAGGCCAAAATTCGTAACGCCACGGACCGAGGCAAGGAGACAATTCTGGTGGTCGACGACGAGCCGCTTATCCGCGATTTGCTTGAGCAATTTCTCCTCCTCGAGAGATATAAACCAATCTGCGTCGAATCAGCTGAACGCGCCCTGGAGGTCTTGAAGGAACAGCCGATCGATGCCGTCATAACTGACATTATGATGGAAGGTATGAGCGGAATTGACCTTCTGGTGAAAGTCAAAGAATTTGACCTGGAGATACCTGTCATCATGATAACGGGCTTTGCCGGCAGCTATGGGCCGCAGGAATTAATCAGCATGGGTGCTGACGGCTACTTTACTAAACCGTTCCACAACGTCGATCTCATCTACACCCTCAGGCAGGTGCTAAATCGGGCAAGATGCGGCCGGTCGCATCGAAAACCCGTGGCCGGTTAA
- a CDS encoding DUF6144 family protein, translating to MGNSEWVQRLTDALKKYAGGSVCQDVMVDSDQLLSMDEKQKAEWVCRAMEKLDYHIADNDKRIKIMTECSCRCYGEFIEEFKQEYQASRDIDRLIDLMYGKVFLNRPVREGNIVYVTKAPRFPGKHAKAKTPEERQYYFCHCDFARAAEGEISPTYCLCGAGWCKQIWEQVLERPVRVDVVQSVLLGDDICQFAVYL from the coding sequence ATGGGCAATAGCGAGTGGGTACAGCGGCTGACCGATGCGCTCAAGAAATACGCCGGAGGGTCGGTCTGTCAGGATGTCATGGTTGACAGCGATCAATTGCTGTCGATGGATGAAAAACAGAAAGCCGAGTGGGTTTGCCGGGCTATGGAAAAGCTGGATTACCACATTGCCGATAACGATAAGCGCATAAAGATCATGACCGAGTGCTCGTGCCGGTGCTACGGTGAGTTCATAGAAGAATTCAAACAGGAGTACCAGGCCAGCCGCGATATCGACAGACTCATTGACCTGATGTATGGCAAGGTGTTTTTGAACCGTCCGGTCAGGGAGGGCAATATTGTCTATGTGACCAAAGCGCCTCGTTTTCCCGGCAAACATGCGAAGGCGAAGACACCCGAAGAAAGGCAGTATTATTTCTGCCATTGTGATTTTGCGCGCGCGGCCGAGGGGGAAATTTCGCCCACATATTGCTTATGCGGGGCAGGATGGTGCAAGCAGATCTGGGAGCAGGTGCTTGAAAGGCCGGTGCGGGTTGATGTGGTACAATCAGTGCTTCTGGGCGATGATATCTGCCAGTTTGCGGTGTACTTGTAG
- a CDS encoding metalloregulator ArsR/SmtB family transcription factor: MEEKIYTRYFKAFGDTSRFKIIRLLASGEMSVNDIAKTLSLSQPTVSRHLGILRDADIVVDRRDGQQVYYSLNKHSVENCCTGFCDCLDIPVKTATGKKKPKK, encoded by the coding sequence ATGGAAGAAAAAATTTACACTCGCTATTTCAAAGCCTTCGGCGATACCTCGCGCTTCAAGATCATCCGGCTTCTGGCGTCGGGGGAGATGTCGGTCAACGATATAGCCAAAACCCTAAGCCTGTCCCAGCCCACCGTGAGCCGTCACCTGGGAATCCTTCGCGATGCCGACATAGTTGTGGATCGACGCGATGGCCAGCAGGTTTATTACAGTCTCAACAAACACTCGGTCGAAAACTGCTGCACGGGATTCTGCGACTGCCTGGATATCCCCGTAAAAACCGCTACCGGCAAGAAAAAGCCGAAAAAATAA
- a CDS encoding metallophosphoesterase family protein — protein MKALQIAVISDVHGNTWALHEVLRDIQRRGIESIVNLGDCVYGPLDPAGTAEILMSLNIPTVCGNEDRIIYQDHGVEHSNPTLDFVRSQLNAKNLRWLESLPKTTVAFESFFLCHGTPENDQQYLLTEVNETGTSSTKPDKLKRLTASITQPVILCGHDHKPAVVNLLPDTIIVNPGSVGLQAYDDDHPLFHVIENETPHARYGIVTSREGAWRAENVAVDYDWDKAASMAAKNGRPDWAAWLRTGLAATG, from the coding sequence GTGAAAGCACTACAGATAGCCGTCATATCCGATGTTCACGGCAACACGTGGGCACTTCACGAAGTTCTCCGCGACATTCAGCGCCGGGGCATAGAATCGATCGTCAATCTCGGTGATTGTGTCTATGGTCCGCTCGATCCCGCCGGTACGGCCGAAATATTGATGTCTCTCAACATACCAACCGTATGCGGCAACGAAGATAGAATCATCTATCAGGATCACGGAGTTGAGCATTCCAATCCTACGCTTGATTTTGTGCGCTCTCAACTCAACGCTAAGAATTTGAGGTGGCTCGAATCTCTGCCCAAAACAACCGTCGCCTTCGAATCATTCTTCCTTTGCCACGGCACCCCCGAAAATGATCAGCAGTATCTCCTGACCGAGGTCAACGAGACCGGCACATCATCGACTAAACCTGATAAGCTGAAACGTCTAACCGCGTCAATAACACAACCTGTCATTTTGTGCGGACACGACCACAAACCCGCCGTGGTGAATCTGTTACCCGACACAATAATCGTCAATCCCGGAAGTGTGGGACTGCAGGCATACGATGATGACCATCCGCTTTTCCACGTGATAGAAAACGAAACGCCCCACGCTCGCTACGGCATCGTTACCTCGCGTGAGGGCGCATGGAGAGCGGAGAATGTCGCCGTTGATTACGACTGGGACAAGGCTGCATCCATGGCTGCCAAAAACGGCAGACCCGACTGGGCAGCGTGGCTTCGGACCGGACTCGCGGCTACCGGTTAG
- a CDS encoding MGMT family protein, whose amino-acid sequence MVVSQNKKTNSFHRRVITVIKKVPRGRVATYGQIAALAGNPRAARQVVRVLHSSSDKERLPWHRVINSKGCISLKPGRGYEMQRAMLADEGIVFKLDDTVDLKRYQWTPRMPARRKDQK is encoded by the coding sequence ATGGTGGTGAGCCAAAATAAAAAGACCAACTCGTTTCATCGGCGAGTGATAACGGTTATAAAAAAAGTGCCGCGTGGCAGAGTCGCTACCTATGGTCAGATAGCCGCGCTCGCCGGTAACCCGCGCGCGGCACGGCAGGTCGTGAGGGTTCTTCACTCGTCATCAGATAAAGAGCGGCTCCCCTGGCACCGGGTCATCAACTCCAAAGGCTGTATATCCCTCAAACCCGGCCGCGGCTACGAAATGCAAAGAGCCATGCTGGCCGATGAAGGCATTGTGTTCAAGCTCGATGATACCGTCGACCTCAAGCGATACCAGTGGACGCCCCGGATGCCGGCGCGCCGAAAGGACCAAAAGTGA